The genome window tttttttttttttctttgcctaGTCAATTCGTTTGAAAAGTGAGATTTGGTATGTGAAGAGCGCGATgtgtctatctttttttttttttttgtgatgtaAATATTGGGTTAGAGGATcggacatttatttattttgaccaTTGAAAGGGGGCAGATTTCCTCCCTCCTTTTTCATGTGTTGTATAACCGCACCGAAATATAGAAgttaaatttcaatattaattaagaaaagcaTAATGATAAATCATATATATGTTGAAAAGAATCGCTATCAGTCTATCACTACGGATTGATAATGAGAACAATCGCAAAACTTGCGACAAGCAAAATAAGAGTACACGAAATGTACATGATTCACTAGGGATTGGCAGAAATTCTTTGTTCTTTTTGTAAACATGGTACATTTTGTTTTAGGTCAGATTATAACTCGATAGAAACTTCTTGGTTTACCAATTTTAACACTCAAAGTTGGCcacttttaaatttcaattgagtTATCTCACCTCGAAAACCAAAATTTGAGTGCATATTATTTTGGGTAATTTTTTTCTACATCTCAACATTTTAgttgagattaaaatataagtagTAATGTTATGACTTGAGCATATTTTGAGAGTTTAACTAAAACAAAGCATATTTAGAGATTTCATGGCTTGAGTATCACATTGAATTCCTTATTTCACTCAATGTGAGATTCAAGACATTGTTTACTACTTACTCTCtttaatgttttgtttggattgtaaatgaaaaagagatataaaagtaaaagtaaaagtaaaagaaaaaaatatttagaatcttatttttgtatatctctttttcatatttaaggttaataaaataaaaaattttattctagaaaaatcatgaataaaatagaaaatcactttaaataataatagtttaaaatttaatcaaataaaagcaAAGGGAAAATtggttaatgaaaaaaaaactttgatttaattataaatatatttaaaatctttTCATATGCATCAAATGGTCCCATGGTCTAGTGGTCAGGACATTGGACTCTGAATCCAGTAACCCGAGTTCAAATCTCGGTGGGACCTTGTTTTTTTTCCATTCGCATCAAATGGTCCCATGGTCTATTGTTTGACTCCGAGAGCAGAGTTTGTAAACCGGCATTTTCAAATAATGAGTTTCTAAACATctctttcttatatatatttggaATTAAAAAGAATTACTCATACCATATAAAATCCATTGAACCATGTTGAAAAATAGTACTATAATATCATACAAATGCCAtaacttaattttctttttcctgctTTTGCTTTGAGCTAAAGATTATTATGTCTGCATAATACTCCTGCAATAAAGAGTTCAGTATTCTAAAAGCTTGGCATTAATGATAAGTTTTACATACAACAGACAAGATGGGGAACGCGGGGTGACCTGTGAAGAAACTTCAGTAGCCTCATTTTGGGACCCTGTCTGTCAGTGTTGTAGTTGGAATGTCACTGCTTAATTCGTTGTTATGGACCCAAAGGAAAAACATAACTtcttgttttccctttttttttttttttttgcaattagaAATGCCtatttcaaacaaataaatgaaatgtaCTCTCCCATAGTTGATAAAAACACGCACCATGTAGAATTTGGATTGATGCGGACGCAGTTCAGATCAGACACTGagaattaaattttgttgaagcaacgtcacttatttaagaatattaatgTATACACGTGTTGTCTATCGCGTCCTATGTGTCTCTTCAATCGAGAACGAAATTGCTGGAAAAGCTAAAGCCTAGTATCTAGCATCTACGGCTTCAACATCTCACGTCCTTCTTTTTCGGTCATATCACGGCAACTCAAGTACAGTAATAAACGTCAATTTCCATAAGTCTCAGATGGAGAGAAATAGAAAATCGTAGATATAATATTTGAGAGAAGAGaaatatgtgaaaataaaattaaaattaaaacaaggtatagttttattGTAGTAATAACTCCAATGTTAGTTGCATATGCTACTTTTACAGATGAGAAACCGTTACAATCTAATTGCACTACTTGAGTGAGATGAAGTGACTGTTACATATATAATCTACGGTTAATCAAAATGTTCAGTGATGTTTGCGAGTCATTtggaggtaaaaaaataagcaTTGACATTCACTTGTGAGTTACATCATTAGAGAAAAGATTATTTAAGCAATAttaggttaaaaaaaaatactatcacaaaaaaatttaaaaatattatatttttttatcaaacaaatgttaatttattagaatattaattttattaacagAGTATTAAActtacaatattttttctctttctttcttccttgaTAATCTAATTCACATTATatctcattaaaaaatattttatttggacTTGTATAAAAATTTCAATAGCCTATATAATCAATCTACCGTTAATTAACCAAAATGTGAGTGATTTATAGGTCTCCTATTCATTTAATAAGACAAAATAAACAATGTGGAGAAAAAGTTACTTTTTAAGttatataaagtttaaaaatatattataatgagACCTTTACATTTCTTTAACATGTCCTgggtaaaatatttattaattttattaataataattaatatttgacggAAAATTTAGTTGAATTTTTAGTGAAATTTATCCTTCCaatcacaattttttctttcatagaaGACTTTGCTttaaaaatccaaaattaatttCGATCATACTAATGTAATATTGATACAATGAGatctatataaaaattataaataataaatttattcaacTCCAATGAGTTGCACTAAGGCAGATGTTATTAATTGCTTTTGCATAAAAGTCTTAatgaagaaatatttatttaatattttatattaaaatatttttgattaaaaatatgtatcaaatattttattataatataataaatgttccatttttattttcttgcccACTGGACATTTATTAGCAAACATCGATACTTCCAATTCTTTAGTTCATATTAGTTCACTAGATTCGTCTTTTTAAATTACTACGGTTTAGTGTTTGAAAGATCACATGCCACTAAACCACAGGAACAAACATTGGACATTGGGACCGTAATCCTTATCTAACATTAAGCCTTTCAGGAAAAACATTAGAATACTTGAAAATGAAGCAACTGATTAATCTTTAGAACTTAAATCCTTTCATTAATATCCCAGCTGCACAATCATCatattatataacaataatattaataacttGTACTTTAGTTTGACAACTCGCGAACTTTCCATATATAGTTTAATGGAGCACCAATTACTAGTTTTACAGTGTCATTTCTTGAATCCAGGGACTTATAATATTCACTTCAACAACTTCCTACTCCCTTGTGTTTCACACTAGTCTTCTACAGTTCTAACCCATTGCTTTCCCACTCATTTACTTCCCCTTATTGCAGTCAAAGATTCTTCCTAATTTAGTGACTACATGTCCACAGAATTTTCCCTTTGTTCCAATCTGAAAGCAATGACATCCTACACACTTTCTTCTCCTAACACCAGTCTAAGATGGACAACTGAGAAGAACAAACTGTTTGAGAATGCCTTGGCAATATATGACAAGGATACCCCTGAGCGTTGGAACAACATAGCCATGTTTGTTGGAGGCACAACTGAAGTTGAAGTCAAGAGACAATATGAGATACTCCTAGAGGACATCAAAAACATTGAATCGGGCAAGGTTCCACTCCCTGATTACACGAGAAATGCTGGATGTGGCAAACTAAACATCAGCAGTGCAGAACAAAGGTAACATAAATGATTCCCCTTTAGCATTGTTATGGAAACAAATTTTTATCCTCCCATAAGTAGAATTGTTCTTCTCGAAATGAAACTATTTCCAATACTTATAGCTTCACTGATTAATGTTACTTCATAAAAGTGATCAATACCACAATATGATGTCCTCACTGATTAATGTTACTTCCTAAAAGTGATCAATGGCAATTAATCCTCTAGCTGCCTAGTAGGGCCTGGTGTTCATACTCATCTCCCAtgagaataatattttatgacaATTATAACAAGAAAGTCTAGGACTGTTGGTAAAAGTCGGTTGTCTACCCCACCTCTTAAACTACTTCAAAAACTGAGGCAAATTGTTACAAATATAGGTGATGTTTGGACAAATTTGGAGAAGAAAATACGAagataaaataaacttttgaaaaaactaaatagaaattttttttactaaattaattttttaacttaacaGAATaagcttaattcattttatcatcttatttttttctctctttaagagtgtttattaaaaaaattgtccaaacaAACCTTCGTTTAAATTTAGTTACTGGTTGCtgtaaaaaaatagttactaCTTTGTTAATTTTCACATTATATATAAGCCAAATAGGTAGTTTGATGTAATTATCTTCCTCATTTCAATCGATTAGAATTtactaattttctttcttctcttttggaCTCAACCATGTCTATTAACATGTATAGTGTACAAACAAAATCACAACCGGAAACTCTTTACACTTAGTTTAATTCTAATGAATATCTTATTGACTAGATTTAAGACCAATATACTTCATGATGATGTTTAATGCATACCTAAACGAAAGAGGGAGGGGGAGGGGAGGATCACCAAATAATATTTCGTGTTTTTgctaattgtaattattttggTTACAAATTATGTACAGGCTGAGGGATTTAAAACTCAGATGAAGAATGAGCTTCAAAGTGAAGAAGAACACCATTTTTAGAGAACTCGTTTTAGGATTGaccatcagttttttttttcattgcaaatgctagtttgttagttttgttagaaatGTAAGCATTGACCATCAATAACTTTGTTTTTCTCAGAATTCTATGTAATAAATTTCTTCGATGCTTACGATTCACCATGACATCTCTTTTTTATATAAGGATAGATAAAAAGCTAAAATAAGCTTTGCTGCAAGCCTGCAAATTCTTATTTTGACAACTTGACTCGTATAACAGAGAAATTAATGTTGACTTCAGTTTACTTTGCTAACAACGGAGCTACAAATTCATGCAACCATAAAGCAAAGTCCTACTTGACTACAATGATAGCTGGATAAGCTTCTCCACAAGTACTTGCAGGAGAaaaagataagaagaaaaagtgAAATATGTTTCTTCTACCTAACACATTGGTAAGTATGTTTAAGTCGTAAACAATTGCAGACAATACATACATTATGAAAGAAAATCAATCAAATGACCAAACTGCTTGGCAATGACACATAAATGTATCACAAATCTATTGTGCTGTAGTCAAGAAAAATCAAGCATTCTAAGGCCATAGGATATCTTATAAACTCTTCTATCACTCtactgatgatgatgatttgagAAAGCCTTCTAGTTCTTTGTAGATGACTGAAGGGGTACAGAGTCACCTTCATTTTTGCTGTCACGGTCTTTCCCAAAAATCTTTGATGCATTCAATATCTGTTTCAATCAACATATAATTTATCACTTACAAACAGTGTGAACATCATAAACAGAGACCTTGCTAGATGCACATATCCACAGCAGAAGTTTACCTTTTGAATTGTGTTTCTCAAGCATGTCTTGTGTTCATCCGCAGAAGCATGTATAAATTCATGAAAGTGATTTCTTAAATTAGACACAAAACTCCCATTCTCAGACTTCTTTCTTTGGCAGAATGAGTCTCTTGATGCTGGTCGTTTCTCATCAGTCTGCTTGTTGTTGGAATCCATTCTAGCGAGCACCTACCACAATTAACGTATCttgcttaaaagttaaaactgaTCCTGAATGCAACTAACACATGCTCTAACTGAAGATTAACTATAGCTGGACCAATATGAgccaattataacaaaattgactaaaagattaaaagaggCATAGTTCATAACAATGAAC of Glycine soja cultivar W05 chromosome 1, ASM419377v2, whole genome shotgun sequence contains these proteins:
- the LOC114420679 gene encoding uncharacterized protein LOC114420679; this encodes MISIVAVALQPKPSDPSLIFPFLKVLARMDSNNKQTDEKRPASRDSFCQRKKSENGSFVSNLRNHFHEFIHASADEHKTCLRNTIQKILNASKIFGKDRDSKNEGDSVPLQSSTKN
- the LOC114420686 gene encoding transcription factor RADIALIS-like; this translates as MSTEFSLCSNLKAMTSYTLSSPNTSLRWTTEKNKLFENALAIYDKDTPERWNNIAMFVGGTTEVEVKRQYEILLEDIKNIESGKVPLPDYTRNAGCGKLNISSAEQRLRDLKLR